Proteins encoded by one window of Carassius carassius unplaced genomic scaffold, fCarCar2.1 SCAFFOLD_79, whole genome shotgun sequence:
- the LOC132133963 gene encoding histone H3-like encodes MARTKQTARKSTGGKAPRKQLATKAARKSAPATGGVKKPHRYRPGTVALREIRRYQKSTELLIRKLPFQRLVREIAQDFKTDLRFQSSAVMALQESSEAYLVGLFEDTNLCAIHAKRVTIMPKDIQLARRIRGERA; translated from the coding sequence ATGGCAAGAACCAAGCAGACCGCTCGTAAATCCACCGGTGGTAAAGCCCCGAGGAAGCAGCTCGCTACTAAAGCTGCCCGGAAGAGCGCCCCAGCCACCGGCGGCGTCAAGAAGCCCCACCGTTACAGGCCCGGGACCGTGGCTCTCCGAGAGATCCGTCGCTATCAGAAGTCCACCGAGCTGCTGATCCGCAAACTGCCTTTCCAGCGTCTGGTGCGAGAGATCGCTCAGGATTTCAAGACGGACCTGCGCTTCCAGAGCTCCGCTGTCATGGCCCTGCAGGAGTCCAGCGAGGCTTATCTGGTCGGTCTGTTCGAGGACACCAACCTGTGCGCCATCCACGCCAAGAGAGTCACCATCATGCCCAAAGACATCCAGCTGGCCCGCCGCATCCGCGGAGAGCGCGCTTAA
- the LOC132133966 gene encoding histone H2A-like, whose protein sequence is MSGRGKTGGKARAKAKTRSSRAGLQFPVGRVHRLLRKGNYAERVGAGAPVYLAAVLEYLTAEILELAGNAARDNKKTRIIPRHLQLAVRNDEELNKLLGRVTIAQGGVLPNIQAVLLPKKSEKPAKAK, encoded by the coding sequence ATGAGCGGAAGAGGCAAAACCGGCGGTAAAGCGAGAGCGAAGGCCAAGACTCGCTCCTCCAGAGCAGGGCTGCAGTTCCCCGTCGGTCGTGTTCACAGACTTCTCCGCAAAGGGAACTACGCAGAGCGCGTCGGTGCCGGAGCTCCCGTCTATCTGGCGGCTGTGCTCGAGTATCTGACCGCTGAGATCCTGGAGTTGGCTGGAAACGCCGCGAGAGACAACAAGAAGACCCGCATCATTCCCCGTCACCTGCAGCTGGCGGTGCGCAATGATGAGGAGCTCAACAAACTCCTGGGTCGAGTGACCATCGCTCAGGGCGGCGTGCTGCCCAACATCCAGGCCGTGCTGCTGCCCAAGAAGAGCGAGAAACCCGCCAAAGCCAAGTAA
- the LOC132133958 gene encoding histone H2B-like produces the protein MPEPAKSAPKKGSKKAVTKSAAKGGKKCRKSRKESYAIYVYKVLKQVHPDTGISSKAMGIMNSFVNDIFERIAGESSRLAHYNKRSTITSREIQTAVRLLLPGELAKHAVSEGTKAVTKYTSSK, from the coding sequence ATGCCTGAACCAGCGAAGTCCGCGCCGAAGAAAGGCTCCAAGAAGGCCGTCACCAAGAGCGCCGCGAAAGGAGGAAAGAAATGCAGAAAGTCCAGGAAGGAGAGCTACGCCATCTACGTGTATAAAGTGCTGAAGCAGGTTCATCCTGACACCGGGATCTCTTCGAAGGCGATGGGCATCATGAACTCTTTCGTCAACGACATCTTCGAGCGCATCGCCGGTGAGTCGTCTCGTCTCGCTCACTACAACAAGCGCTCCACCATCACTTCCCGAGAGATCCAGACCGCCGTGCGTCTGCTGCTGCCCGGGGAGCTGGCCAAACACGCCGTGTCTGAGGGCACCAAGGCCGTCACCAAGTACACCAGCTCCAAGTAG
- the LOC132133977 gene encoding histone H4, whose protein sequence is MSGRGKGGKGLGKGGAKRHRKVLRDNIQGITKPAIRRLARRGGVKRISGLIYEETRGVLKVFLENVIRDAVTYTEHAKRKTVTAMDVVYALKRQGRTLYGFGG, encoded by the coding sequence ATGTCTGGAAGAGGCAAAGGTGGTAAAGGGCTGGGGAAAGGAGGCGCTAAGCGTCACCGTAAAGTGCTGCGCGATAACATCCAGGGAATCACCAAACCcgccattcgtcgtctagctcgccGCGGTGGAGTCAAGCGCATCTCCGGTCTGATCTACGAGGAGACCCGCGGTGTGCTGAAGGTGTTCCTGGAGAACGTGATCCGCGACGCCGTCACTTACACCGAACACGCCAAGAGAAAGACCGTCACCGCCATGGACGTTGTGTACGCGCTCAAACGACAGGGACGCACCTTGTACGGCTTCGGAGGATAA